The stretch of DNA ggtctcaaactccttacctcatgatctgcccacctcagcctcccaaagtgctgggattacaggcatgagccactgtacccagactAGTTTTGTTTTAACCTAGCAGTTTTGAAGTGTGATCTATGAATCTCATTTGATGAAAGCCCATCTCAGCCTGGAGAGAATCTTTCCCTTGGTTTTCCCTTCCTCTAAAGGAAGTCTTTTCTGTCTTCAGGTGCTGTCTGCAGATTGCAAGAGAAGGCGAGATCCCACATGGAGAAGCAAAGCACTCAAAGCATCACATGCCAAAAGTTCCCTTGGCTAACATCTCAGAAGACTTTCTCATCTGTTTTCAGACTTACTTTTGCTATTGATACATAAGTCAAAATATGGGAAAgatatccatctggagttgattgtcacaatgtatttttaagtgaGCTTCCCACACTGGCTCATGTTTCCCCCTCTTATCCTATACTCATGGAGTAGTGGTTGAGGTAGCCAAGAGCCTCTGCCACCAGCTGATTTCATGTCCCTAAAAAAGCCATGGTCTCTATGTAACCCAGTTTCCTTAGCTTAGAGTAAATCAtgtataatcttttaaaagactttattttttagagaaattttggGTTGACATCAAAACTGAGCCGAGGGCTgcgcacagtggcttatgcctgtaatcccagaactttgggaggctgaggcaggtggatcacttgaggtcaggagtttgagaccagcgtggtaaacatggtgaaaccccatctctactaaaaaatacaaaaattagccaggcatcatggtgggacctgtagttccagctactctggaggctaaggcaagagaattgcttgaacctcggaggcggaggttgcagtgagccaagatcaagaccagtgcactccagcctgggtggcagaatgagactgaGTCTCAATAAAGTAAACTAATATCTGAGCCAAAAgtagagagttcccatatacccccATTCTCCCCAACACAGTGTCCTTCACTACTGACATCCCATGCCAGGgtggcacatttgttacaactggTGAACCTACAATGACACATCATAATGACCCAAAGTCCATGGTTTTCATCAAGGTTCACTCTTGTCTTCTTTCATTACCCTGGGTACTTAGCCCCTTCAAAATCATAtgtctggctgggtgtggtggctcatgcttgtaatctcagcactttgggaggctgaggcaggtggatcacctgggccaacatggtgaaaccttgtctctactaaaaaaacagaaattagccagtatggtggctcatgcctgtagtctcagctatgagggagactgaggcatgagaattacttgaactccggaggcagaggttcaacagcctgggcaagaaagacttggtctcaaagaagaaaaaaaaagaatcatatgtCCTAGGAATTGTCTCCAAAAAATTAAGAGAACGGAAGATCTCATGTAAAGTCCTTCAGCAACCTTCAAGGACTATTCCTAAACTTGCATCCTTTTCCAGAGTGCTATGATCTGGGGTATTCCCCCTTGCATTTCTGTAGAGCAGTGGATCTCAGTGAGGGACAATTTTGCCCCCAGAAGACAATCAACAacatctgaagacatttttgcttGTTATAACTGGCAGAGATGTTGTCATAACCAGTGGCTTGAGACCAGACTGCTCGACAACATTCTACAATGTGCGGGACAGTCCCCACAACAAGGAACTGTCTGGCTGAAAATGTCAGTAGCCCCAAGCATGACAAGTCCTGGCgtatttagtgtttttttctttctaaagcgTTTTCACATccattatttcaaaacaatataaTTGCCTGagatttgcctttaaaaaattatttcccaattAGGTAACAAAGATGCATTGTGCCCATGCCAGGTAAAATGTTCTGGActggggcctggcatggtgattacacctgtaagcccagcatttttgggaggctgaggcaggaggatcgctcgagtccaggaatttgagaccagcctgggcaacatagcaataccagcatctctacaaaaaataaaaaaattagtcaggtgtggtggcgtgcacctctagtcctagctacctgggaggctgaggtgaggaccACTTTAGCCCAAGAAGTTAATGGTgcaatgagtcatgatcatgtccaatctgtgtgacagagtgaggtactgtgtccaaaaaaaaaaaaaagaaagaaaaagcctgtGCTGTGCTGGAAGATTCTGTAGCTGAACAATTTGAGCCATGATTTGGCCTGTGATTTAGAGCAGGAActaaggctggggctgggggtgtggTCAGGCCATCTCTATCAGACTGTGTGAAATTGAGCAATATGGGTCACGTCAGTTTATTTCAAACATGTCCTGGGTGCTAATCAACAAAATATATGCACATGATTAAAATAATTCCACAGTTCCTTCTCCCGTCTCACCTTCTCTAGTCCACTAAACAGACGCAGCATTATCCTCCTGTCAGCTTCTCCTGGGAGCTGCCTCCGTGTTTCTTattaatttctctatttcttttctttttctttttctttttttttttttgagacagagtctcgctctgtcaccaggctggagcgcagtggcacgatctcggctccctgcaacctctgcctcctgggttcgagcgattcttctacctcagcctcccgagtagctgggactacatgcacataccatcacacccagctaatttttgtatttttagtggagacaggctttcaccatgttggcaaggatggtctcaatctcttgacctcacgatccacctgccttggtctcccaaagtgcttggattacaggcatgagccacctcgtccgGCCTATTCCTCAATTTCTTAATTGCCAATGCTAGTTTCTGTTAAGATGGATGGAAATTTAACTTTCTTGTATCATTCCTAATATATTTGTATTACTAGTTCTTGTGATATCCAAAACCAATGGTAACTtgattattataatataaatattgctCACTTGAGTCAAATAGTCTACTATAATTACATTTCCTGAAGCagtcttatttttcttaagtattggatttaattctttctctctctcttttgtaactttttgcttttatatattttgatctaTTTGCTATTGTCAGCAATATAATGTTTCATGTAGATTTTCCTCTTGGACAGCAATTGATAAAACTTTTCAAGCAGCCAAGCTTATTCTTATTCTACTTACACaatgctttcttattttaaatgccATGTGAATTGTATGAAAAAAAGATGAATCACTGTGAAGGTTTACTTGTGTTTTATAAGCACTCACtgaatgtaatttatttatttattttttgagccagggtctcactctgtcacccaggctggagtataatggtgtgatcttggctcactgcaacctcacctcccaggttcaagcgattctcctgcctcagcctaccaagcagccgggactacaggtgcacagcaccatgctgggataatttttgtatttttagtaaagatggggtttcaccatgttggccaggctggtctcgtactcctgacctcaggtgatccacccaccttgctctcccaaagcggcagattacagacgtgagccaccgtgcctggccaacacaatgttAGATATACCGAATAATGAAACATAGAGCCAGGCTTTATAACTGTGTAGTGGGGAACAAAACCTTCCATTCTCAGGTCAACAATCCCCAGTGAGAGTATCTGGCTGCTTCTGCAGTTGGCAATGACATTTGTGCCCAAGACACCTGTCATTTCTCCAGTCTGGTAAGATACCTTCTGGGCACTAAAGGAATACCCTCCTGATAATGTTTATTTGTTGTTCAAACATTGGACCATCCATTCAAGCACTGCTGCTGTACTGTGTGGGCTTTCTGAGAGTGCCCAAGACTGTTGATGTTACCCCCTTTCCCATGGATCTCAGGAGGGCTTACTGCAACTTTTAGGACATTtgactcagaaaacaaacaaaacaggtaaTCTCATAAACCTAGTTCCCATTCCAAAGGGCagttaataatatattatgaaattctCCCATGGCAGTTGACCCAAACAATAACAAGGAAGTGGTCACGTGTTTACCTCTCCTCTCCCAAGAGTTGGTACATAAGGGCCTCCCCCAGCAGAAGGAGGCATCAGACCTCCTCACCTCTCAAGTCCTCCTTCCTCACTTCTCCTGAGTCCTCTCTACTGACACCATGGGTTGCTGTGGttgtggtggctgtggtggtggctgCGGTGGTGGCTGCGGTGGTGGCTGCGGTGGTGGCTGCGGTGGTGGCTGTGGCAGCTGTGGCGGCTGTGGCAGCTGCACCACCTGCAGATGCTACCGTGTGGGCTGCTGCTCCAGCTGCTGCCCCTGCTGCCGCGGCTGCTGTGGGGGCTGCTGCAGCACACCTGTGATCTGCTGCTGCCGCCGCACCTGCAGCTCGTGTGGCTGTGGTTGTGGGAAGGGCTGTTGTCAGCAGAAGGGCTGTTGTCAGCAAAAGTGCTGCTGTCAGAAGCAATGCTGCTGCTAGGCGGCCCCTGGCCTCTGGGAAGATGCTGCAGGTAACTAACTGTCCTGTTGGtaaacttttctctctctcctaccaGTCTTGCTGATTTGAAAGTCACAAGAAGTTTTATTCATATTCCCTGGTCTCTGAGATCCTGGCTGCACATGAAAACCACCAACACAAACCTTCTCTGTCAATCACCAATCAAAGTATGAGCCCAATGGAACAGAGGGGTATTTTCAATGCTATGTTTTCTCGAGATTTTACTATTGAAATGTGTGTTGctattcctttctccttctttctgtaGCTTCTGTATCTTGCATCTCTGCTcctcctttctgtttctgtaaacCTGAGATAATATCTTCCCAATAAAGCACATAAAATTGGTATCAAATACTCATGGACATctctctttcattattttaatgtgtCTAAAGGAAAGATGCGATTACATCTAGAAAAGTAAGACTCCCTGTGTTTGTTTGTGATGGATTTAGAATAACCACTaataaaccaggtgtggtggctcacacctataatcccagcacttttggaggccaaggtgggcaaatctcTTGAGGTCACgacttcgagaccagtctggccaacatggtgaagccctgtctctactagagatacaaaaaaatagctggatgtggtggtgcgcacctgtagtcccagctgcttggtagacagaggcaggagaatcactttgaacctgagaggtgggggttgcagtgagctgagatagtgccactgcactttagcctaggtaacagagtgtctcaaaaaaaaagaaaaataaaagaaaaagaaaaaagaaagaaagaaaagaaatcatgaatAACATGTTCCTAACAGGTTTTCACACACTGGTAAAAGTTTGGAGGCTTCAATTATCCTCTTACCTGAATTAGAAAAAGGATTCAGAAAACTGTATCAATGAGCTCTCATTTCATCACTTTCTCTACCCTTATATTCAACTTTTCTAACAAATTTTAACCTCAGCATCTACAGTCAGATGAAATTCAACACCTAAAGCTATTTAAGCTATTTAGGTCTTGGTTACTTTGGTTTTGGTTCTATTAACAGACTAAAATTTGATTACAGCTTAATGAAATTATCACCAGTACTAGTGAACAGTCCTTCTGGCAGATTATGGTCACAAAATACTAATGTGGTCATATTTGA from Callithrix jacchus isolate 240 chromosome 6, calJac240_pri, whole genome shotgun sequence encodes:
- the LOC128932437 gene encoding small cysteine and glycine repeat-containing protein 9 produces the protein MGCCGCGGCGGGCGGGCGGGCGGGCGGGCGSCGGCGSCTTCRCYRVGCCSSCCPCCRGCCGGCCSTPVICCCRRTCSSCGCGCGKGCCQQKGCCQQKCCCQKQCCC